Proteins encoded together in one Sulfitobacter sp. THAF37 window:
- a CDS encoding type IV secretion system DNA-binding domain-containing protein, translated as MPRDDARDAALDARTMTPDWYARETRLAHMLPYVSLVDDQTVRTRVNELFRCIRLEGTNSYTTDDAYLDKVTALFARIVAQLGPEFSYYVHKVSKVIKPDLDPIREDSFAGEVDRRWRAKLATRGLRDKTLTLTIIHRPPPKSLLPHLGSSAPDRLKEETRKRLQRLGEAVNVFLSGLTELKPRLLSAASGELVGFLGALNTGTELPLYPANTYGFLSFNVANTRVTFHGDHFELSEGVVGHRYGKSFTIGEYAEATSCTMFDMLNLPVDMIVTHSFTPINSNLMAGRIKRQKRQMQASQDAALSLLEALDIAADDLEAKRQSFGEHHMVVTLFCDTLEELQTLSAEIVNAAATEGVKMIGERVAAKAHYLSQHPGNQPKRVRASAVTNRNFADFAAFHRTQLGKPAALTPWGRVVTYLPTPEQSAYRFSYHEQGSPNKEPTSGHTLIMGRPGSGKSVLSAFLMTQARRAGARIFVFDYRLGMEMAVRANGGRYASLNAGQPTGLNPLWTETDARGTAWLSDWLATLLYRADKPLTPAQTNRIQEVVRQNAQASNPALRNWRDFASLFVSTDDGGDLHQRLLEWSEDGRYGWIFGQSLEDTFSLKGDVVGFDLTGILDSEADKERMAVLSYLFRRVEREIEDRRPTIIVIDEAWKALDNAYFAERLSNWLVTARKQNTVAVMMTQYASQLERTRTGKTIVEAVPTQILLPNIRAQPADYAMLNLTEKELDVLLNTGSNSRLALIRDDQGSIVVDADLSALGPNLTILGGMEKGEALVGADYRDRPDFWRL; from the coding sequence ATGCCCCGTGATGACGCCCGTGATGCTGCGCTCGATGCCCGCACAATGACGCCAGACTGGTATGCGCGCGAGACCCGGCTTGCACATATGCTGCCCTACGTGAGCCTCGTCGACGACCAGACCGTGCGGACCCGGGTGAACGAACTCTTCCGCTGCATCCGGCTCGAGGGGACCAACAGCTACACGACGGACGATGCCTATCTCGACAAGGTGACGGCACTTTTTGCCCGCATCGTCGCGCAACTCGGGCCGGAGTTCAGCTACTATGTCCACAAGGTCTCCAAGGTCATCAAACCAGATCTGGACCCCATTCGTGAGGACAGCTTTGCGGGAGAGGTCGACCGGCGCTGGCGCGCGAAACTTGCAACCAGGGGGCTTCGCGACAAGACCCTGACGCTCACCATCATTCACCGCCCGCCTCCGAAAAGCCTCCTGCCGCATCTCGGCAGCAGCGCGCCTGACCGGCTGAAAGAGGAGACCCGCAAACGCCTGCAGCGCCTGGGCGAGGCCGTGAACGTCTTCCTCTCGGGCCTCACCGAGCTCAAGCCGCGCCTGCTGTCAGCTGCATCGGGGGAATTGGTGGGGTTTCTGGGCGCGCTCAACACAGGAACAGAACTGCCGCTCTACCCGGCAAACACCTACGGCTTTTTATCCTTCAACGTCGCCAATACCCGCGTGACGTTTCACGGCGATCATTTCGAGCTCTCTGAAGGCGTCGTGGGGCATCGCTACGGCAAGAGTTTCACCATCGGGGAATATGCTGAGGCCACCTCCTGCACCATGTTCGACATGCTGAACCTGCCGGTCGACATGATCGTCACCCATTCCTTCACACCGATCAATTCGAACCTCATGGCGGGCCGCATCAAGCGGCAAAAGCGCCAGATGCAGGCCAGCCAGGATGCGGCCCTCTCGCTCCTGGAAGCGCTCGACATCGCCGCCGATGATCTCGAGGCCAAGCGCCAAAGCTTCGGCGAGCATCACATGGTCGTGACGCTCTTCTGCGACACGCTCGAAGAGCTGCAAACCCTCAGCGCCGAGATCGTGAATGCCGCCGCGACCGAAGGCGTGAAGATGATCGGTGAGCGGGTCGCCGCAAAGGCCCATTACCTCAGCCAGCATCCCGGCAACCAGCCCAAGCGCGTGCGTGCCAGCGCCGTCACCAATCGCAACTTCGCGGATTTTGCGGCCTTTCATCGGACACAGCTCGGCAAACCCGCAGCACTTACCCCTTGGGGCCGGGTCGTCACATATTTGCCTACGCCCGAGCAAAGCGCCTATCGGTTTTCCTATCACGAGCAAGGCTCGCCCAACAAAGAACCCACCAGCGGCCATACCCTGATCATGGGACGACCCGGGTCGGGCAAATCGGTGCTGTCGGCCTTCCTGATGACCCAAGCCCGTCGAGCAGGGGCGCGGATCTTCGTCTTCGATTACCGTCTTGGTATGGAGATGGCGGTCCGCGCGAATGGCGGGCGCTACGCGTCCCTGAACGCCGGTCAGCCCACGGGCCTCAACCCGCTCTGGACCGAGACCGATGCCCGCGGCACCGCCTGGCTCTCGGACTGGCTTGCCACCCTGCTCTACCGCGCTGACAAGCCCCTGACGCCAGCACAGACCAACCGCATCCAGGAAGTCGTGCGCCAGAATGCGCAGGCCTCCAATCCGGCCCTGCGGAACTGGCGGGATTTCGCGTCGCTTTTTGTGTCCACCGATGATGGCGGCGATCTGCACCAGCGCCTGCTCGAGTGGTCTGAGGACGGCCGCTACGGCTGGATCTTCGGACAGAGCCTTGAGGACACGTTCTCGCTCAAGGGCGATGTCGTGGGCTTCGATCTGACCGGCATTCTCGACAGCGAGGCCGACAAGGAGCGGATGGCAGTTCTCTCCTATCTTTTCCGCCGGGTCGAGCGCGAGATCGAGGATCGCCGCCCCACCATCATCGTGATCGACGAGGCCTGGAAGGCGCTCGACAACGCGTATTTCGCCGAGCGGCTGTCGAATTGGCTGGTCACCGCGCGCAAGCAGAACACGGTCGCGGTGATGATGACGCAATACGCAAGCCAGCTTGAGCGCACCCGGACCGGCAAGACCATCGTCGAGGCGGTTCCGACGCAGATCCTGCTGCCCAATATCCGCGCGCAGCCTGCGGATTACGCCATGCTGAATCTCACAGAGAAGGAGCTCGACGTCCTTCTCAACACGGGCAGCAACAGCCGCTTGGCGCTGATCCGCGACGATCAGGGCTCAATCGTCGTCGATGCCGATTTGAGCGCCCTTGGACCCAATCTCACGATCCTTGGCGGCATGGAAAAGGGCGAAGCGCTTGTCGGCGCCGATTACCGCGACCGCCCAGACTTCTGGAGGCTTTAA
- a CDS encoding lytic transglycosylase domain-containing protein, which yields MKSSLPHILAFCLLPGLALSQGVPTNDSGLTARDIVETGDREADLAVQADKLAVRELIAEIEREQLETLQRILDAQTSFGGQGLPAMVSGLESGSGDPDRAVEAVYGRGEIDPNPGGAQMFGDAAENIEQLIIRVAQETSGFAGVGRAGLSPVQWRALLQALIWQESRFTIGARSPVGAYGLTQIMPGTASDLSINPEYYDSPYLQVHGGARYLATQLNTFDGNIINALAAYNAGPGRVFEYGGVPPFRETQHYVQVIPERYNLYLTRIGGIEALGTIDPALLANANLSITGHGAAFYGNNSPAAIRQAALRIADIVERISTTEDVQESIALNTYARAELVRLVAARIRLQAARTRVLSAEELAQASTRMAEGAFMDFTIREID from the coding sequence TTGAAGTCTAGCCTGCCTCATATCCTCGCGTTTTGCCTGCTGCCCGGTCTCGCCTTGTCTCAAGGCGTGCCGACCAATGACAGTGGGCTGACCGCGCGTGACATCGTCGAGACCGGCGATCGCGAGGCAGACTTGGCTGTTCAGGCTGACAAGCTGGCAGTGCGCGAACTCATCGCCGAGATCGAACGGGAGCAGCTGGAAACCCTGCAACGCATCCTCGATGCCCAGACCAGCTTCGGCGGTCAGGGCTTGCCGGCTATGGTCTCGGGGCTGGAAAGCGGCAGCGGCGATCCCGACCGCGCCGTGGAAGCCGTCTATGGCAGGGGCGAGATCGACCCCAATCCCGGCGGTGCGCAGATGTTCGGGGATGCTGCGGAAAACATCGAGCAGCTCATCATCCGCGTTGCCCAGGAGACCAGCGGTTTTGCGGGTGTTGGACGCGCAGGACTCTCCCCCGTCCAATGGCGCGCGCTGCTGCAAGCGCTGATCTGGCAGGAAAGCCGGTTTACGATTGGGGCACGGTCTCCCGTCGGCGCCTATGGTCTCACACAGATCATGCCTGGCACCGCCAGCGATCTCAGCATCAACCCGGAATATTATGACAGCCCCTACCTACAGGTGCATGGCGGCGCGCGCTATCTCGCGACCCAGCTCAACACATTCGATGGCAACATCATCAACGCCCTCGCGGCCTATAACGCCGGACCCGGCCGGGTTTTCGAGTATGGCGGCGTGCCACCCTTCCGCGAGACCCAGCACTACGTCCAGGTGATCCCCGAACGCTATAACCTTTATTTGACCCGTATCGGCGGGATCGAAGCGCTTGGCACGATCGACCCCGCACTTCTGGCCAATGCCAACCTCTCAATCACCGGGCACGGCGCGGCCTTCTATGGCAACAACTCGCCCGCCGCGATCCGGCAGGCCGCCCTGCGCATCGCGGACATCGTCGAGCGGATTTCCACGACCGAAGATGTGCAGGAAAGCATCGCACTCAACACCTATGCGCGCGCCGAACTCGTGCGTCTCGTCGCGGCCCGTATCCGGCTACAGGCAGCCCGCACCCGCGTCCTTTCCGCCGAAGAACTGGCCCAGGCCAGCACCCGCATGGCCGAGGGCGCGTTCATGGACTTCACGATCAGGGAGATTGACTGA
- a CDS encoding type IV secretion system protein yields MRDLLVRTALATTLGIGLHLGTPCAALAQGVPVVDTQNIAQNIQQLRQMIEDEILQNEQLTQLREQLATLTDQLAELQRTYEALTRLAELPEIIRTEMEDELNGLLDQEFGDILATIEAIKTGDFSGLSGSGAGEIETQMDRVLADLGFDDDTLSEMATSGNPGANRVATQATTGALVSAAAQNSYEDAGQSLERVDRLVGLIDDMDELKESIDLNTRVTAELAIALVAMWQLEAVQTVGDGTGGVIDAATIAEEQRFMDFTLPDLRAD; encoded by the coding sequence ATGAGAGATTTACTTGTGAGGACGGCCTTGGCCACGACGCTTGGGATCGGTCTGCATCTCGGCACCCCGTGCGCCGCCCTGGCACAAGGCGTGCCCGTCGTCGATACCCAGAACATCGCACAAAACATCCAGCAGCTCCGGCAGATGATCGAAGACGAGATCCTGCAAAACGAGCAGCTGACGCAGCTCCGCGAACAGCTTGCCACACTCACGGACCAACTCGCGGAGCTGCAACGGACATATGAAGCGCTCACCCGCCTCGCAGAGCTTCCAGAAATCATCCGCACCGAGATGGAAGACGAACTCAATGGCCTGCTCGATCAGGAGTTCGGAGACATCCTCGCCACCATTGAAGCCATCAAGACCGGAGACTTCTCTGGCCTCTCTGGCTCGGGTGCAGGCGAAATCGAAACCCAAATGGACCGGGTCCTGGCCGATCTCGGATTTGACGACGATACGCTTTCGGAAATGGCCACCAGCGGAAATCCCGGGGCCAACCGTGTGGCGACGCAAGCCACGACCGGCGCACTCGTCTCGGCCGCTGCCCAGAACAGCTATGAGGATGCCGGCCAGTCGCTGGAACGCGTAGACCGCCTCGTCGGTCTCATAGACGACATGGACGAACTCAAGGAAAGCATCGATCTCAACACACGCGTCACGGCGGAACTGGCGATCGCGCTCGTCGCTATGTGGCAGCTCGAAGCGGTGCAAACCGTGGGTGACGGAACAGGCGGCGTGATCGATGCCGCCACCATCGCCGAGGAGCAGCGCTTCATGGACTTTACGCTGCCGGACCTGCGGGCTGACTGA
- a CDS encoding virB8 family protein: MATEQDIIEEELVYGALRRERLWQRLGLIGLIFGILGCLSAAAVAILDVDPPPVVVPYDPATGFALPEASVGATSVTANQAIIEAEVFRYVTDREVYNQLDNDLRIRSVLRRSDGAAESGLRQIWNSANENYPPTAYGPNARLEVEILSINRIGTNRATVRLRKRLTSINGVQTGLFTATLLFEFRPETRRSIDEVWTNPFGFTVLEYSIRSDRLEN; encoded by the coding sequence GTGGCTACTGAACAGGACATCATCGAAGAAGAGCTGGTCTATGGTGCCCTGCGCCGCGAACGGCTCTGGCAGCGCCTTGGGCTCATCGGGCTCATCTTCGGCATTCTCGGATGCCTGAGCGCGGCGGCTGTCGCAATCCTCGATGTCGATCCGCCGCCTGTGGTCGTGCCCTATGATCCCGCCACCGGCTTTGCCCTGCCCGAGGCTTCGGTGGGCGCGACGTCGGTGACTGCTAATCAGGCCATCATCGAGGCGGAAGTATTCCGCTATGTGACCGACCGCGAGGTCTATAACCAGCTCGACAACGATCTGCGCATCCGCAGCGTACTGCGCCGCTCTGACGGGGCCGCGGAAAGCGGGTTGCGCCAGATCTGGAACAGCGCCAACGAGAACTACCCGCCAACGGCTTATGGCCCGAACGCCCGGCTCGAGGTGGAAATCCTCAGCATCAACCGGATCGGCACGAACCGCGCCACGGTCCGCCTGCGCAAGCGCCTGACCTCGATCAATGGCGTCCAGACCGGGCTTTTCACCGCCACGCTGCTCTTCGAGTTCCGCCCCGAGACCCGCCGCTCCATCGATGAGGTCTGGACGAACCCCTTCGGCTTCACCGTGCTCGAATATTCTATCCGCTCCGACAGATTGGAGAATTAG
- a CDS encoding TrbG/VirB9 family P-type conjugative transfer protein, producing MISKFFVAGLVALLPVLAHAEAIPRGGPNDSRVRLATYQEGQVYRLNVSLTHVTTIEFGEGESIRSIIAGDTEGFEIDGVPGGQAFAIKPVARGVHTNVTVYTNRRSYYFNVQETRSPTFYVVQFRYPEDNARPTRAIAAQAPNYNYGGSARTVFTPIRVWDDGTFTYFEFPRNAPVPAIFRYANGRERTVNTQATEDGVIRVSGVNRQWVLRIGDEVVCIEATPPTGVGS from the coding sequence TTGATCAGTAAGTTCTTTGTTGCTGGCCTAGTTGCCCTGCTGCCGGTCCTCGCCCATGCCGAAGCGATCCCGCGCGGCGGGCCCAACGACAGCCGCGTACGCCTTGCCACCTACCAGGAGGGCCAGGTCTATCGCCTCAACGTCTCACTCACACACGTCACCACGATCGAGTTTGGCGAGGGTGAAAGTATCCGATCGATCATCGCCGGCGACACGGAAGGCTTCGAGATCGACGGCGTTCCGGGTGGCCAGGCCTTCGCGATCAAACCCGTCGCCCGAGGCGTCCATACTAATGTGACCGTCTATACCAACCGCCGCAGCTATTATTTCAACGTCCAGGAGACCCGCAGCCCGACCTTCTACGTGGTCCAGTTCCGCTATCCCGAGGACAATGCGCGGCCCACGCGTGCCATCGCGGCCCAAGCGCCGAACTACAACTACGGTGGCAGCGCGCGCACCGTGTTCACCCCGATCCGCGTCTGGGATGACGGGACCTTCACGTATTTCGAGTTCCCGCGGAACGCGCCGGTGCCCGCGATCTTCCGCTACGCGAATGGCCGCGAGCGGACGGTCAACACGCAAGCCACCGAGGACGGCGTGATCCGGGTTTCGGGAGTGAACAGGCAATGGGTGCTGCGGATCGGGGACGAGGTGGTCTGTATCGAGGCCACACCACCTACGGGGGTAGGATCATGA
- a CDS encoding TrbI/VirB10 family protein yields MSDTGNADLEKRLAALEQGKGAGSPPAPRRSPMLALVVALVIGAGGALLYLLGQPEEEEALPTATPDVFQNEGDGFGAIETLPPPEPEVVLVAPEPVEPNAELLAQLAALQAQIEELRNAPEAVVEKDTAAAEAIDALTAQIAALQAASEAAQQQFRDELTARDRELEQLRMDLELAQLEANRPAPAPLGPSEDELRAREEERLRREEEARRLAELERRAAEERAFQERRITSPTIAFGGTSGANETALTERTFGEVTDFVLNGALPTSVTQAEVIANPSNTIIQGTMIQAVMETALDSSLTGQTRAVVSEDVFSFDGARLLIPRGSRLVGRYRSGVDIAQRRVTIAWDRIILPDNQTIQISSFGGDELGRSGVTGFVDTRFDERFGSAALISLISAAPSAAAANVQDETAADMLEDVGDDLADATDSVIGDYLSIGPVINVDQGARVTVMVDRDLEIF; encoded by the coding sequence ATGAGCGACACCGGAAACGCGGACCTCGAGAAACGTCTCGCCGCCCTGGAGCAAGGCAAAGGCGCAGGTTCACCCCCTGCCCCACGGCGCTCACCAATGCTTGCTTTGGTCGTTGCCCTCGTGATCGGCGCGGGCGGGGCACTGCTCTATCTCCTGGGCCAACCCGAGGAGGAAGAAGCCCTGCCTACGGCCACGCCGGACGTATTCCAAAACGAGGGCGACGGCTTTGGCGCCATCGAAACCCTCCCCCCACCCGAACCCGAAGTGGTACTGGTCGCACCGGAACCGGTGGAACCCAATGCCGAGCTTCTGGCGCAGCTTGCCGCCCTTCAGGCCCAAATCGAGGAGTTGCGCAATGCGCCTGAAGCGGTCGTCGAAAAAGACACAGCTGCCGCCGAAGCCATCGATGCGCTGACAGCCCAGATCGCGGCGCTGCAAGCGGCGTCAGAAGCCGCGCAACAGCAGTTTCGCGATGAGCTCACGGCGCGCGATCGCGAGTTGGAGCAGCTCCGCATGGACCTCGAACTTGCGCAACTCGAAGCCAATCGCCCTGCCCCCGCGCCCTTAGGCCCATCTGAGGACGAGTTGCGGGCGCGGGAAGAAGAACGGCTCCGCCGCGAGGAGGAAGCAAGACGGCTCGCGGAACTTGAACGCCGCGCGGCCGAGGAGCGCGCGTTTCAGGAACGCCGCATCACCTCGCCCACCATCGCCTTTGGTGGCACCTCAGGTGCGAATGAAACCGCGCTGACCGAACGGACTTTTGGCGAAGTGACGGATTTCGTGCTGAACGGTGCGCTGCCCACGTCCGTGACGCAAGCCGAGGTCATCGCCAACCCGTCCAACACCATCATCCAGGGCACGATGATCCAGGCCGTCATGGAAACCGCCCTCGACAGCTCCCTGACCGGCCAGACCCGGGCCGTTGTCTCTGAAGATGTGTTCAGTTTCGATGGCGCGCGCCTCCTGATCCCGCGCGGGTCCCGTCTTGTCGGGCGTTATCGCTCCGGCGTCGATATCGCGCAGCGCCGGGTCACCATCGCCTGGGACCGGATCATCCTGCCTGACAATCAAACCATCCAGATCAGTTCCTTCGGGGGCGATGAACTGGGCCGTTCCGGCGTGACGGGTTTTGTCGACACCCGGTTCGATGAGCGCTTCGGCTCGGCAGCGCTGATTTCTCTGATCTCAGCGGCCCCAAGCGCCGCTGCGGCAAATGTGCAGGATGAGACCGCTGCGGACATGCTCGAAGACGTGGGCGATGATCTGGCCGATGCCACGGACAGTGTTATTGGCGACTATCTCTCCATCGGTCCGGTCATCAATGTCGACCAGGGCGCGCGCGTCACGGTGATGGTCGACCGCGATCTGGAGATCTTCTAA
- a CDS encoding ATPase, T2SS/T4P/T4SS family yields MSLSYLQTSLDRIDAAARDDVIEICINPDGSCWGEFQGDHSMRKLDQTLTATEVKDLGNQIASSANTTMSKDRPIVSVSITYKGRPIRAQVITPPAVLSAMSISLRFFSSLPLDGIAVDFLYGKERKLEELRLEKTRELREVVAAGVIDEALAFCVENKLNMIVSGGTSTGKTVAARKILSHVPSEERIVTIEEAAELLPTQPNAVTLIANRDAEFQTADVLLTATLRMRPDRIILGEVRGKEAMTFLEAINTGHGGSMTTLHAETPQLAVQRLAIAALKTEIPMTYADMIQYIENSIDVIIQAGRHDGKRGITEFYLPGTTEIGASQ; encoded by the coding sequence ATGTCGCTGAGCTATCTCCAGACCTCCCTTGATCGGATCGACGCCGCCGCCCGCGACGATGTCATCGAGATCTGCATCAACCCCGATGGCAGCTGTTGGGGGGAATTCCAGGGCGATCACTCCATGCGAAAGCTGGACCAGACGCTGACCGCAACAGAGGTGAAGGACCTCGGCAACCAGATCGCCTCTTCCGCCAACACGACGATGAGCAAGGACCGCCCGATCGTCTCGGTCTCGATTACCTACAAGGGGCGACCGATCCGGGCGCAGGTCATCACACCGCCCGCCGTGCTCTCGGCCATGTCGATCAGCCTGCGGTTCTTTTCTAGCCTGCCGCTCGACGGGATCGCGGTGGATTTCCTCTATGGCAAGGAACGCAAGCTTGAGGAACTGCGCCTCGAGAAAACCCGCGAACTCCGCGAGGTGGTGGCCGCAGGCGTGATCGACGAAGCCCTGGCCTTCTGCGTCGAGAACAAGCTCAACATGATCGTTTCGGGTGGCACCTCCACCGGCAAGACTGTCGCCGCGCGGAAGATACTTTCACACGTGCCATCCGAGGAACGCATCGTCACCATCGAGGAAGCCGCCGAGCTTCTGCCGACCCAGCCCAATGCTGTGACCCTCATCGCCAATCGTGACGCGGAGTTCCAGACGGCCGATGTGCTGCTCACTGCCACGCTGCGGATGCGCCCCGACCGGATTATCCTAGGCGAGGTGCGCGGCAAGGAAGCCATGACCTTCCTCGAGGCGATAAACACCGGCCATGGCGGCTCCATGACCACGCTACACGCCGAAACCCCGCAACTCGCCGTGCAGCGTCTGGCAATCGCCGCGCTCAAGACCGAGATCCCGATGACCTATGCCGACATGATCCAGTACATCGAGAACTCCATCGATGTGATCATCCAGGCCGGTCGCCACGACGGCAAACGCGGCATTACTGAATTCTACCTCCCCGGCACAACCGAGATCGGAGCTTCCCAATGA
- a CDS encoding DUF4177 domain-containing protein, whose product MKTFEYDILSFNMTRKTSLSDMKNTLNAKGAEGWEVVSISSSEFANVGHTVFLKRETTSIGATA is encoded by the coding sequence ATGAAGACCTTTGAGTACGACATCCTCAGCTTCAACATGACCCGAAAGACCAGCCTTTCCGATATGAAGAACACCCTGAACGCCAAAGGCGCGGAAGGTTGGGAGGTTGTGTCGATCAGCTCGTCGGAATTCGCGAATGTTGGGCACACGGTCTTTTTGAAGCGTGAAACTACATCCATCGGAGCCACGGCATGA
- a CDS encoding type IV secretion system protein, whose translation MSVVTYFVETSQGYLDTAAETQFGSVAATVGTLLVLGTTLVVILVFLNMIYQYKAMDGRTAFWLAVKIGLIGIFSTNWVQFNALSAAILAGIDSIAGALVASVGGGTPGPSGTFAEEFDRLIAELGDYLNAAGSELNWMAGAMLDIVGVLLLSILGGLAAFILVASRLMIALLIGIAPVMIFLTLFEVTKDYFARWLSALVSFALYPIVVAGVFATITGVSSALIGELGDPEGASNIGALIPFFMMVLMAKGFIIATPFIVRAISGNIMMPALSGGLGGGYSFARAAMGSQQAYNRYLIGGASGAEYAALRARQFFGVQQMPVRQGMGQTGQASGTGSPGAGSQMLAQLARLGRLGRR comes from the coding sequence ATGAGCGTCGTCACCTACTTCGTTGAAACCTCCCAGGGCTATCTCGACACCGCCGCAGAAACCCAGTTCGGATCGGTCGCGGCAACGGTCGGCACGCTTCTGGTTTTGGGCACGACGCTCGTGGTGATCCTCGTCTTCCTGAACATGATCTACCAGTACAAGGCGATGGATGGCCGCACGGCCTTCTGGCTCGCGGTCAAGATCGGACTGATCGGGATATTCTCTACCAACTGGGTACAGTTCAACGCGCTTTCCGCCGCTATCCTTGCCGGGATCGACAGCATTGCGGGTGCGCTTGTCGCCTCGGTCGGTGGCGGTACCCCGGGGCCCTCTGGCACGTTCGCGGAAGAATTCGACCGGTTGATCGCCGAGTTGGGGGACTATTTGAACGCCGCTGGTTCCGAGTTGAACTGGATGGCCGGCGCCATGCTCGACATTGTCGGGGTCCTCTTGCTCTCGATTCTCGGCGGACTCGCAGCCTTCATACTCGTGGCCTCGCGTTTGATGATCGCACTTCTGATCGGGATCGCTCCAGTCATGATTTTCCTGACCCTCTTCGAAGTGACCAAGGATTACTTCGCGCGATGGCTTTCAGCACTGGTTTCCTTTGCGCTCTACCCCATCGTTGTCGCCGGCGTGTTCGCCACGATCACCGGGGTATCATCAGCCCTGATCGGCGAACTGGGCGATCCGGAAGGCGCTTCCAACATTGGTGCGCTCATTCCGTTCTTCATGATGGTTCTCATGGCCAAGGGCTTCATCATCGCCACCCCATTCATCGTCCGAGCAATCTCCGGTAACATCATGATGCCCGCCCTCTCTGGTGGCCTAGGCGGCGGCTACAGCTTTGCCCGCGCCGCAATGGGCAGCCAACAGGCGTACAATCGCTACTTGATCGGCGGGGCAAGTGGGGCGGAATATGCCGCCCTAAGAGCGCGGCAGTTCTTCGGGGTACAGCAGATGCCAGTGCGGCAAGGCATGGGACAGACAGGTCAGGCAAGCGGCACTGGGTCACCGGGGGCCGGGTCCCAGATGCTTGCGCAACTGGCTAGGCTTGGAAGGTTGGGGCGACGATGA
- a CDS encoding competence protein CoiA, protein MRFALLNGQRVEATPGALGNCPGCDAAMLARCGTKKAWHWAHKGRRHCDHWWENETEWHRDWKNRFLTDWQEVLARDETGERHIADIKTPYGLVIEFQHSAIKSAEVRKRTDFYGQVIWIIDGTRRPTDLIQYERMLSENYPERFDGVDIYTVYSEETRLLKEWGSLGKIVGFDFGGENLCLLTAAQGRSRYLFDFPKVEFARLISEGRPLPVVQFAEPTQRGYRRRRRF, encoded by the coding sequence ATGCGTTTTGCACTTTTGAATGGTCAACGAGTTGAGGCGACGCCTGGTGCCTTGGGCAACTGCCCAGGCTGCGATGCCGCCATGCTAGCTCGATGCGGGACCAAGAAGGCCTGGCATTGGGCGCACAAAGGCCGCCGTCATTGTGATCATTGGTGGGAAAACGAAACCGAGTGGCATCGCGACTGGAAGAACCGGTTTCTTACCGACTGGCAAGAGGTGCTAGCTCGCGATGAAACTGGCGAGCGTCATATTGCGGATATCAAAACACCCTATGGCCTTGTGATCGAGTTCCAGCACTCTGCTATCAAGTCGGCTGAGGTAAGAAAGCGCACAGATTTCTACGGTCAAGTAATTTGGATTATCGATGGAACCCGCCGCCCAACTGATCTGATCCAATATGAACGTATGTTGTCAGAAAACTATCCGGAACGGTTCGACGGCGTTGATATCTACACCGTTTATTCCGAGGAAACACGGCTTCTCAAAGAATGGGGATCATTGGGCAAGATCGTCGGATTTGACTTTGGCGGCGAAAATCTCTGCTTGCTGACAGCCGCACAAGGCAGAAGCCGTTATCTCTTCGACTTCCCAAAGGTGGAGTTCGCTAGGTTGATTAGTGAAGGGAGGCCGCTACCAGTGGTTCAGTTCGCAGAACCCACCCAGCGTGGCTATCGAAGGCGTAGAAGATTCTAA